Proteins encoded within one genomic window of Procambarus clarkii isolate CNS0578487 chromosome 31, FALCON_Pclarkii_2.0, whole genome shotgun sequence:
- the LOC123751004 gene encoding nascent polypeptide-associated complex subunit alpha, muscle-specific form isoform X5, with product MNGSARNLSVLRMAFLIVGMVARTEAGSVLQAGPDSPSAVPPAGPDSPSAVPPAGPDTPSAVPPAGPDTPSAVPPAGPHTPSAVPPAGPDSPSAVPPAGPHTPSAVPPAGPDSPSAVPPAGPDSPSAVPPAGPHTPSAVPPAGPDSLSAVPPAGPDSPSAVPPAGPDSPSAVPPAGPDSPSAVPPAGPDSPSAVPPAGPHTPSAVPPAGPHTPSAVPPAGPDSPSAVPPAGPDSLSAVPPAGPDSLSAVPPAGPDSLSAVPPAGPDSLSAVPPAGPDSLSAVPPAGPDSLSAVPPAGPDSPSAVPPAGPDSPSAVPPAGPHTPSAVPPAGPDSPSAVPPAGPDSPSAVPPAGPDSPSAVPPAGPDSPSAVPPAGPHTPSAVPPAGPDSPSAVPPAGPDSPSAVPPAGPDSPSAVPPAGPDSPSAVPPAGPDSPSAVPPAGPDSLSAVPPAGPDTPSARHHNSLPLINTRVEEDLTHGESVDESLIPRVLVVGVEDHRGDVDDVTSSEEDTSVRKTLGTVAGTRPWPNATVPYQLVGKRIVQRRVKAVMADLESKTCLRFMARSEEKPYLLVNVGRGNCWTSSIGYPREKVTINLGLGCRHRARITHELLHALGFLHEHSRPDRDHYVAVNWDNIMKGEASQGSSRRDARQASATIGTKRNFVISRKYSTLEVPYDYGSIMHYGDYAYAVNRSQPTLVRKQGGPGRMGGTHLTHLDILRINTFYRCHLSPPPSS from the exons ATGAACGGCTCGGCAAGGAACTTGTCCGTTTTGAGAATGGCGTTCCTTATTGTTGGGATGGTGGCGCGAACTGAAGCAGGGAGCGTCTTGCAAG caggaccagactctcccagcgctgtcccaccagcaggaccagactctcccagcgctgtcccaccagcaggaccagacactcccagcgctgtcccaccagcaggaccagacactcccagcgctgtcccaccagctggaccccacactcccagcgctgtcccaccagcaggaccagactctcccagcgctgtcccaccagcaggaccccacactcccagcgctgtcccaccagcaggaccagactctcccagcgctgtcccaccagcaggaccagactctcccagcgctgtcccaccagcaggaccccacactcccagcgctgtcccaccagcaggaccagactctctcagcgctgtcccaccagcaggaccagactctcccagcgctgtcccaccagcaggaccagactctcccagcgctgtcccaccagcaggaccagactctcccagcgctgtcccaccagcaggaccagactctcccagcgctgtcccaccagcaggaccccacactcccagcgctgtcccaccagcaggaccccacactcccagcgctgtcccaccagcaggaccagactctcccagcgctgtcccaccagcaggaccagactctctcagcgctgtcccaccagcaggaccagactctctcagcgctgtcccaccagcaggaccagactctctcagcgctgtcccaccagcaggaccagactctctcagcgctgtcccaccagcaggaccagactctctcagcgctgtcccaccagcaggaccagactctctcagcgctgtcccaccagcaggaccagactctcccagcgctgtcccaccagcaggaccagactctcccagcgctgtcccaccagcaggaccccacactcccagcgctgtcccaccagcaggaccagactctcccagcgctgtcccaccagcaggaccagactctcccagcgctgtcccaccagcaggaccagactctcccagcgctgtcccaccagcaggaccagactctcccagcgctgtcccaccagcaggaccccacactcccagcgctgtcccaccagcaggaccagactctcccagcgctgtcccaccagcaggaccagactctcccagcgctgtcccaccagcaggaccagactctcccagcgctgtcccaccagcaggaccagactctcccagcgctgtcccaccagcaggaccagactctcccagcgctgtcccaccagcaggaccagactctctcagcgctgtcccaccagcaggaccagacactcCCAGCGCTCGCCACCATAACTCTCTCCCCCTGATAAACACCCGAGTGGAGGAGGACCTTACCCATGGAGAGAGTGTGGACGAGAGCCTCATCCctcgggtgctggtggtgggggtcgAGGACCACCGGGGGGACGTGGATGACGTGACTTCCTCTGAGGAAGACACGAGCGTCCGGAAGACACTAGGGACGGTGGCAGGGACGCGCCCCTGGCCTAATGCCACCGTCCCTTACCAACTCGTCGGCAAGAGAATCGTCC AGCGGCGTGTGAAGGCGGTGatggctgacctggagagcaaaaCCTGTCTGAGGTTTatg GCCCGGAGCGAGGAGAAGCCATATCTCTTGGTCAACGTGGGTCGAGGTAACTGCTGGACCTCCTCCATAGGATACCCGCGTGAAAAG GTGACCATCAACCTGGGCCTGGGCTGCCGGCACCGGGCGCGCATCACCCACGAGCTGCTGCACGCCCTGGGCTTCCTGCACGAACACTCCCGCCCCGACAGGGACCACTACGTCGCTGTCAACTGGGACAACATCATGAAAGGTGAGGCGTCCCAGGGAAGCTCCAGGAGGGACGCGAGGCAAGCAAGTGCCACAATAG GTACAAAACGTAATTTCGTGATCAGCCGGAAATATTCGACTCTGGAAGTTCCTTATGATTATGGGTCTATCATGCACTATGGAGACTACGCTTATGCTGTG
- the LOC123751004 gene encoding nascent polypeptide-associated complex subunit alpha, muscle-specific form isoform X6, with product MSTYLGTCVVEVVVNVVRVAAVAGSAKLTSSVAHGRTIIMNGSARNLSVLRMAFLIVGMVARTEAGSVLQAGPDSPSAVPPAGPHTPSAVPPAGPDSPSAVPPAGPDSPSAVPPAGPHTPSAVPPAGPDSLSAVPPAGPDSPSAVPPAGPDSPSAVPPAGPDSPSAVPPAGPDSPSAVPPAGPHTPSAVPPAGPHTPSAVPPAGPDSPSAVPPAGPDSLSAVPPAGPDSLSAVPPAGPDSLSAVPPAGPDSLSAVPPAGPDSLSAVPPAGPDSLSAVPPAGPDSPSAVPPAGPDSPSAVPPAGPHTPSAVPPAGPDSPSAVPPAGPDSPSAVPPAGPDSPSAVPPAGPDSPSAVPPAGPHTPSAVPPAGPDSPSAVPPAGPDSPSAVPPAGPDSPSAVPPAGPDSPSAVPPAGPDSPSAVPPAGPDSLSAVPPAGPDTPSARHHNSLPLINTRVEEDLTHGESVDESLIPRVLVVGVEDHRGDVDDVTSSEEDTSVRKTLGTVAGTRPWPNATVPYQLVGKRIVQRRVKAVMADLESKTCLRFMARSEEKPYLLVNVGRGNCWTSSIGYPREKVTINLGLGCRHRARITHELLHALGFLHEHSRPDRDHYVAVNWDNIMKGEASQGSSRRDARQASATIGTKRNFVISRKYSTLEVPYDYGSIMHYGDYAYAVNRSQPTLVRKQGGPGRMGGTHLTHLDILRINTFYRCHLSPPPSS from the exons TTGTGGTTAATGTGGTGCGCGTGGCTGCTGTGGCGGGGAGCGCGAAGTTGACCAGCTCTGTGGCTCACGGGAGAACCATCATTATGAACGGCTCGGCAAGGAACTTGTCCGTTTTGAGAATGGCGTTCCTTATTGTTGGGATGGTGGCGCGAACTGAAGCAGGGAGCGTCTTGCAAG caggaccagactctcccagcgctgtcccaccagcaggaccccacactcccagcgctgtcccaccagcaggaccagactctcccagcgctgtcccaccagcaggaccagactctcccagcgctgtcccaccagcaggaccccacactcccagcgctgtcccaccagcaggaccagactctctcagcgctgtcccaccagcaggaccagactctcccagcgctgtcccaccagcaggaccagactctcccagcgctgtcccaccagcaggaccagactctcccagcgctgtcccaccagcaggaccagactctcccagcgctgtcccaccagcaggaccccacactcccagcgctgtcccaccagcaggaccccacactcccagcgctgtcccaccagcaggaccagactctcccagcgctgtcccaccagcaggaccagactctctcagcgctgtcccaccagcaggaccagactctctcagcgctgtcccaccagcaggaccagactctctcagcgctgtcccaccagcaggaccagactctctcagcgctgtcccaccagcaggaccagactctctcagcgctgtcccaccagcaggaccagactctctcagcgctgtcccaccagcaggaccagactctcccagcgctgtcccaccagcaggaccagactctcccagcgctgtcccaccagcaggaccccacactcccagcgctgtcccaccagcaggaccagactctcccagcgctgtcccaccagcaggaccagactctcccagcgctgtcccaccagcaggaccagactctcccagcgctgtcccaccagcaggaccagactctcccagcgctgtcccaccagcaggaccccacactcccagcgctgtcccaccagcaggaccagactctcccagcgctgtcccaccagcaggaccagactctcccagcgctgtcccaccagcaggaccagactctcccagcgctgtcccaccagcaggaccagactctcccagcgctgtcccaccagcaggaccagactctcccagcgctgtcccaccagcaggaccagactctctcagcgctgtcccaccagcaggaccagacactcCCAGCGCTCGCCACCATAACTCTCTCCCCCTGATAAACACCCGAGTGGAGGAGGACCTTACCCATGGAGAGAGTGTGGACGAGAGCCTCATCCctcgggtgctggtggtgggggtcgAGGACCACCGGGGGGACGTGGATGACGTGACTTCCTCTGAGGAAGACACGAGCGTCCGGAAGACACTAGGGACGGTGGCAGGGACGCGCCCCTGGCCTAATGCCACCGTCCCTTACCAACTCGTCGGCAAGAGAATCGTCC AGCGGCGTGTGAAGGCGGTGatggctgacctggagagcaaaaCCTGTCTGAGGTTTatg GCCCGGAGCGAGGAGAAGCCATATCTCTTGGTCAACGTGGGTCGAGGTAACTGCTGGACCTCCTCCATAGGATACCCGCGTGAAAAG GTGACCATCAACCTGGGCCTGGGCTGCCGGCACCGGGCGCGCATCACCCACGAGCTGCTGCACGCCCTGGGCTTCCTGCACGAACACTCCCGCCCCGACAGGGACCACTACGTCGCTGTCAACTGGGACAACATCATGAAAGGTGAGGCGTCCCAGGGAAGCTCCAGGAGGGACGCGAGGCAAGCAAGTGCCACAATAG GTACAAAACGTAATTTCGTGATCAGCCGGAAATATTCGACTCTGGAAGTTCCTTATGATTATGGGTCTATCATGCACTATGGAGACTACGCTTATGCTGTG
- the LOC123751004 gene encoding nascent polypeptide-associated complex subunit alpha, muscle-specific form isoform X2, which yields MSTYLGTCVVEVVVNVVRVAAVAGSAKLTSSVAHGRTIIMNGSARNLSVLRMAFLIVGMVARTEAGSVLQGPDSPSAVPPAGPDSPSAVPPAGPDTPSAVPPAGPDTPSAVPPAGPHTPSAVPPAGPDSPSAVPPAGPHTPSAVPPAGPDSPSAVPPAGPDSPSAVPPAGPHTPSAVPPAGPDSLSAVPPAGPDSPSAVPPAGPDSPSAVPPAGPDSPSAVPPAGPDSPSAVPPAGPHTPSAVPPAGPHTPSAVPPAGPDSPSAVPPAGPDSLSAVPPAGPDSLSAVPPAGPDSLSAVPPAGPDSLSAVPPAGPDSLSAVPPAGPDSLSAVPPAGPDSPSAVPPAGPDSPSAVPPAGPHTPSAVPPAGPDSPSAVPPAGPDSPSAVPPAGPDSPSAVPPAGPDSPSAVPPAGPHTPSAVPPAGPDSPSAVPPAGPDSPSAVPPAGPDSPSAVPPAGPDSPSAVPPAGPDSPSAVPPAGPDSLSAVPPAGPDTPSARHHNSLPLINTRVEEDLTHGESVDESLIPRVLVVGVEDHRGDVDDVTSSEEDTSVRKTLGTVAGTRPWPNATVPYQLVGKRIVQRRVKAVMADLESKTCLRFMARSEEKPYLLVNVGRGNCWTSSIGYPREKVTINLGLGCRHRARITHELLHALGFLHEHSRPDRDHYVAVNWDNIMKGEASQGSSRRDARQASATIGTKRNFVISRKYSTLEVPYDYGSIMHYGDYAYAVNRSQPTLVRKQGGPGRMGGTHLTHLDILRINTFYRCHLSPPPSS from the exons TTGTGGTTAATGTGGTGCGCGTGGCTGCTGTGGCGGGGAGCGCGAAGTTGACCAGCTCTGTGGCTCACGGGAGAACCATCATTATGAACGGCTCGGCAAGGAACTTGTCCGTTTTGAGAATGGCGTTCCTTATTGTTGGGATGGTGGCGCGAACTGAAGCAGGGAGCGTCTTGCAAG gaccagactctcccagcgctgtcccaccagcaggaccagactctcccagcgctgtcccaccagcaggaccagacactcccagcgctgtcccaccagcaggaccagacactcccagcgctgtcccaccagctggaccccacactcccagcgctgtcccaccagcaggaccagactctcccagcgctgtcccaccagcaggaccccacactcccagcgctgtcccaccagcaggaccagactctcccagcgctgtcccaccagcaggaccagactctcccagcgctgtcccaccagcaggaccccacactcccagcgctgtcccaccagcaggaccagactctctcagcgctgtcccaccagcaggaccagactctcccagcgctgtcccaccagcaggaccagactctcccagcgctgtcccaccagcaggaccagactctcccagcgctgtcccaccagcaggaccagactctcccagcgctgtcccaccagcaggaccccacactcccagcgctgtcccaccagcaggaccccacactcccagcgctgtcccaccagcaggaccagactctcccagcgctgtcccaccagcaggaccagactctctcagcgctgtcccaccagcaggaccagactctctcagcgctgtcccaccagcaggaccagactctctcagcgctgtcccaccagcaggaccagactctctcagcgctgtcccaccagcaggaccagactctctcagcgctgtcccaccagcaggaccagactctctcagcgctgtcccaccagcaggaccagactctcccagcgctgtcccaccagcaggaccagactctcccagcgctgtcccaccagcaggaccccacactcccagcgctgtcccaccagcaggaccagactctcccagcgctgtcccaccagcaggaccagactctcccagcgctgtcccaccagcaggaccagactctcccagcgctgtcccaccagcaggaccagactctcccagcgctgtcccaccagcaggaccccacactcccagcgctgtcccaccagcaggaccagactctcccagcgctgtcccaccagcaggaccagactctcccagcgctgtcccaccagcaggaccagactctcccagcgctgtcccaccagcaggaccagactctcccagcgctgtcccaccagcaggaccagactctcccagcgctgtcccaccagcaggaccagactctctcagcgctgtcccaccagcaggaccagacactcCCAGCGCTCGCCACCATAACTCTCTCCCCCTGATAAACACCCGAGTGGAGGAGGACCTTACCCATGGAGAGAGTGTGGACGAGAGCCTCATCCctcgggtgctggtggtgggggtcgAGGACCACCGGGGGGACGTGGATGACGTGACTTCCTCTGAGGAAGACACGAGCGTCCGGAAGACACTAGGGACGGTGGCAGGGACGCGCCCCTGGCCTAATGCCACCGTCCCTTACCAACTCGTCGGCAAGAGAATCGTCC AGCGGCGTGTGAAGGCGGTGatggctgacctggagagcaaaaCCTGTCTGAGGTTTatg GCCCGGAGCGAGGAGAAGCCATATCTCTTGGTCAACGTGGGTCGAGGTAACTGCTGGACCTCCTCCATAGGATACCCGCGTGAAAAG GTGACCATCAACCTGGGCCTGGGCTGCCGGCACCGGGCGCGCATCACCCACGAGCTGCTGCACGCCCTGGGCTTCCTGCACGAACACTCCCGCCCCGACAGGGACCACTACGTCGCTGTCAACTGGGACAACATCATGAAAGGTGAGGCGTCCCAGGGAAGCTCCAGGAGGGACGCGAGGCAAGCAAGTGCCACAATAG GTACAAAACGTAATTTCGTGATCAGCCGGAAATATTCGACTCTGGAAGTTCCTTATGATTATGGGTCTATCATGCACTATGGAGACTACGCTTATGCTGTG
- the LOC123751004 gene encoding nascent polypeptide-associated complex subunit alpha, muscle-specific form isoform X1 — protein sequence MSTYLGTCVVEVVVNVVRVAAVAGSAKLTSSVAHGRTIIMNGSARNLSVLRMAFLIVGMVARTEAGSVLQAGPDSPSAVPPAGPDSPSAVPPAGPDTPSAVPPAGPDTPSAVPPAGPHTPSAVPPAGPDSPSAVPPAGPHTPSAVPPAGPDSPSAVPPAGPDSPSAVPPAGPHTPSAVPPAGPDSLSAVPPAGPDSPSAVPPAGPDSPSAVPPAGPDSPSAVPPAGPDSPSAVPPAGPHTPSAVPPAGPHTPSAVPPAGPDSPSAVPPAGPDSLSAVPPAGPDSLSAVPPAGPDSLSAVPPAGPDSLSAVPPAGPDSLSAVPPAGPDSLSAVPPAGPDSPSAVPPAGPDSPSAVPPAGPHTPSAVPPAGPDSPSAVPPAGPDSPSAVPPAGPDSPSAVPPAGPDSPSAVPPAGPHTPSAVPPAGPDSPSAVPPAGPDSPSAVPPAGPDSPSAVPPAGPDSPSAVPPAGPDSPSAVPPAGPDSLSAVPPAGPDTPSARHHNSLPLINTRVEEDLTHGESVDESLIPRVLVVGVEDHRGDVDDVTSSEEDTSVRKTLGTVAGTRPWPNATVPYQLVGKRIVQRRVKAVMADLESKTCLRFMARSEEKPYLLVNVGRGNCWTSSIGYPREKVTINLGLGCRHRARITHELLHALGFLHEHSRPDRDHYVAVNWDNIMKGEASQGSSRRDARQASATIGTKRNFVISRKYSTLEVPYDYGSIMHYGDYAYAVNRSQPTLVRKQGGPGRMGGTHLTHLDILRINTFYRCHLSPPPSS from the exons TTGTGGTTAATGTGGTGCGCGTGGCTGCTGTGGCGGGGAGCGCGAAGTTGACCAGCTCTGTGGCTCACGGGAGAACCATCATTATGAACGGCTCGGCAAGGAACTTGTCCGTTTTGAGAATGGCGTTCCTTATTGTTGGGATGGTGGCGCGAACTGAAGCAGGGAGCGTCTTGCAAG caggaccagactctcccagcgctgtcccaccagcaggaccagactctcccagcgctgtcccaccagcaggaccagacactcccagcgctgtcccaccagcaggaccagacactcccagcgctgtcccaccagctggaccccacactcccagcgctgtcccaccagcaggaccagactctcccagcgctgtcccaccagcaggaccccacactcccagcgctgtcccaccagcaggaccagactctcccagcgctgtcccaccagcaggaccagactctcccagcgctgtcccaccagcaggaccccacactcccagcgctgtcccaccagcaggaccagactctctcagcgctgtcccaccagcaggaccagactctcccagcgctgtcccaccagcaggaccagactctcccagcgctgtcccaccagcaggaccagactctcccagcgctgtcccaccagcaggaccagactctcccagcgctgtcccaccagcaggaccccacactcccagcgctgtcccaccagcaggaccccacactcccagcgctgtcccaccagcaggaccagactctcccagcgctgtcccaccagcaggaccagactctctcagcgctgtcccaccagcaggaccagactctctcagcgctgtcccaccagcaggaccagactctctcagcgctgtcccaccagcaggaccagactctctcagcgctgtcccaccagcaggaccagactctctcagcgctgtcccaccagcaggaccagactctctcagcgctgtcccaccagcaggaccagactctcccagcgctgtcccaccagcaggaccagactctcccagcgctgtcccaccagcaggaccccacactcccagcgctgtcccaccagcaggaccagactctcccagcgctgtcccaccagcaggaccagactctcccagcgctgtcccaccagcaggaccagactctcccagcgctgtcccaccagcaggaccagactctcccagcgctgtcccaccagcaggaccccacactcccagcgctgtcccaccagcaggaccagactctcccagcgctgtcccaccagcaggaccagactctcccagcgctgtcccaccagcaggaccagactctcccagcgctgtcccaccagcaggaccagactctcccagcgctgtcccaccagcaggaccagactctcccagcgctgtcccaccagcaggaccagactctctcagcgctgtcccaccagcaggaccagacactcCCAGCGCTCGCCACCATAACTCTCTCCCCCTGATAAACACCCGAGTGGAGGAGGACCTTACCCATGGAGAGAGTGTGGACGAGAGCCTCATCCctcgggtgctggtggtgggggtcgAGGACCACCGGGGGGACGTGGATGACGTGACTTCCTCTGAGGAAGACACGAGCGTCCGGAAGACACTAGGGACGGTGGCAGGGACGCGCCCCTGGCCTAATGCCACCGTCCCTTACCAACTCGTCGGCAAGAGAATCGTCC AGCGGCGTGTGAAGGCGGTGatggctgacctggagagcaaaaCCTGTCTGAGGTTTatg GCCCGGAGCGAGGAGAAGCCATATCTCTTGGTCAACGTGGGTCGAGGTAACTGCTGGACCTCCTCCATAGGATACCCGCGTGAAAAG GTGACCATCAACCTGGGCCTGGGCTGCCGGCACCGGGCGCGCATCACCCACGAGCTGCTGCACGCCCTGGGCTTCCTGCACGAACACTCCCGCCCCGACAGGGACCACTACGTCGCTGTCAACTGGGACAACATCATGAAAGGTGAGGCGTCCCAGGGAAGCTCCAGGAGGGACGCGAGGCAAGCAAGTGCCACAATAG GTACAAAACGTAATTTCGTGATCAGCCGGAAATATTCGACTCTGGAAGTTCCTTATGATTATGGGTCTATCATGCACTATGGAGACTACGCTTATGCTGTG
- the LOC123751004 gene encoding nascent polypeptide-associated complex subunit alpha, muscle-specific form isoform X4 gives MSTYLGTCVVEVVVNVVRVAAVAGSAKLTSSVAHGRTIIMNGSARNLSVLRMAFLIVGMVARTEAGSVLQAGPDSPSAVPPAGPDSPSAVPPAGPDTPSAVPPAGPDTPSAVPPAGPHTPSAVPPAGPDSPSAVPPAGPHTPSAVPPAGPDSPSAVPPAGPDSPSAVPPAGPHTPSAVPPAGPDSLSAVPPAGPDSPSAVPPAGPDSPSAVPPAGPDSPSAVPPAGPDSPSAVPPAGPHTPSAVPPAGPHTPSAVPPAGPDSPSAVPPAGPDSLSAVPPAGPDSLSAVPPAGPDSLSAVPPAGPDSLSAVPPAGPDSLSAVPPAGPDSLSAVPPAGPDSPSAVPPAGPDSPSAVPPAGPHTPSAVPPAGPDSPSAVPPAGPDSPSAVPPAGPDSPSAVPPAGPDSPSAVPPAGPHTPSAVPPAGPDSPSAVPPAGPDSPSAVPPAGPDSPSAVPPAGPDSPSAVPPAGPDSPSAVPPAGPDSLSAVPPAGPDTPSARHHNSLPLINTRVEEDLTHGESVDESLIPRVLVVGVEDHRGDVDDVTSSEEDTSVRKTLGTVAGTRPWPNATVPYQLVGKRIVQRRVKAVMADLESKTCLRFMARSEEKPYLLVNVGRGNCWTSSIGYPREKVTINLGLGCRHRARITHELLHALGFLHEHSRPDRDHYVAVNWDNIMKGTKRNFVISRKYSTLEVPYDYGSIMHYGDYAYAVNRSQPTLVRKQGGPGRMGGTHLTHLDILRINTFYRCHLSPPPSS, from the exons TTGTGGTTAATGTGGTGCGCGTGGCTGCTGTGGCGGGGAGCGCGAAGTTGACCAGCTCTGTGGCTCACGGGAGAACCATCATTATGAACGGCTCGGCAAGGAACTTGTCCGTTTTGAGAATGGCGTTCCTTATTGTTGGGATGGTGGCGCGAACTGAAGCAGGGAGCGTCTTGCAAG caggaccagactctcccagcgctgtcccaccagcaggaccagactctcccagcgctgtcccaccagcaggaccagacactcccagcgctgtcccaccagcaggaccagacactcccagcgctgtcccaccagctggaccccacactcccagcgctgtcccaccagcaggaccagactctcccagcgctgtcccaccagcaggaccccacactcccagcgctgtcccaccagcaggaccagactctcccagcgctgtcccaccagcaggaccagactctcccagcgctgtcccaccagcaggaccccacactcccagcgctgtcccaccagcaggaccagactctctcagcgctgtcccaccagcaggaccagactctcccagcgctgtcccaccagcaggaccagactctcccagcgctgtcccaccagcaggaccagactctcccagcgctgtcccaccagcaggaccagactctcccagcgctgtcccaccagcaggaccccacactcccagcgctgtcccaccagcaggaccccacactcccagcgctgtcccaccagcaggaccagactctcccagcgctgtcccaccagcaggaccagactctctcagcgctgtcccaccagcaggaccagactctctcagcgctgtcccaccagcaggaccagactctctcagcgctgtcccaccagcaggaccagactctctcagcgctgtcccaccagcaggaccagactctctcagcgctgtcccaccagcaggaccagactctctcagcgctgtcccaccagcaggaccagactctcccagcgctgtcccaccagcaggaccagactctcccagcgctgtcccaccagcaggaccccacactcccagcgctgtcccaccagcaggaccagactctcccagcgctgtcccaccagcaggaccagactctcccagcgctgtcccaccagcaggaccagactctcccagcgctgtcccaccagcaggaccagactctcccagcgctgtcccaccagcaggaccccacactcccagcgctgtcccaccagcaggaccagactctcccagcgctgtcccaccagcaggaccagactctcccagcgctgtcccaccagcaggaccagactctcccagcgctgtcccaccagcaggaccagactctcccagcgctgtcccaccagcaggaccagactctcccagcgctgtcccaccagcaggaccagactctctcagcgctgtcccaccagcaggaccagacactcCCAGCGCTCGCCACCATAACTCTCTCCCCCTGATAAACACCCGAGTGGAGGAGGACCTTACCCATGGAGAGAGTGTGGACGAGAGCCTCATCCctcgggtgctggtggtgggggtcgAGGACCACCGGGGGGACGTGGATGACGTGACTTCCTCTGAGGAAGACACGAGCGTCCGGAAGACACTAGGGACGGTGGCAGGGACGCGCCCCTGGCCTAATGCCACCGTCCCTTACCAACTCGTCGGCAAGAGAATCGTCC AGCGGCGTGTGAAGGCGGTGatggctgacctggagagcaaaaCCTGTCTGAGGTTTatg GCCCGGAGCGAGGAGAAGCCATATCTCTTGGTCAACGTGGGTCGAGGTAACTGCTGGACCTCCTCCATAGGATACCCGCGTGAAAAG GTGACCATCAACCTGGGCCTGGGCTGCCGGCACCGGGCGCGCATCACCCACGAGCTGCTGCACGCCCTGGGCTTCCTGCACGAACACTCCCGCCCCGACAGGGACCACTACGTCGCTGTCAACTGGGACAACATCATGAAAG GTACAAAACGTAATTTCGTGATCAGCCGGAAATATTCGACTCTGGAAGTTCCTTATGATTATGGGTCTATCATGCACTATGGAGACTACGCTTATGCTGTG